In Chloroflexota bacterium, one DNA window encodes the following:
- a CDS encoding 4-hydroxybutyrate CoA transferase: protein MDWRGEYKKKLVSAEEAVKVVKSGDYLVFAQPEALSLGLALVSRADELTGVRIMGGGGSDLPMYDPGWYEVYPEVFQLETSYVLPLVRTLVKERKSDFTVSGLFAVPDISETKPIDVFMVQISPPDDHGFCSFGASLWKKKEWVREAKVVMAEVNERMIRTYGDNFVHVSEIDYFVEHTPTGKIPGGTDILGRRTSGPGKLEKTIAEYVGSLVKDGDCLEIGVGGNAEWVAQLGNLESKHDLGWHSENTVRGIGTLVMNGVITGKYKNIHQGKAVATAVGGGTKEEMDFINENPLFETYSASYILDPRVIAAHDNMVAINSAIAVDLTGQIAAESVGPVMTSGSGGQLSFAIGAYLSKGGRSIVAIPSTARVGTLSRIVPMLEPGTIVSTPRSLADIVVTEYGVARLKGRTQRERALELIGIAHPDFRAELRKEAERLYWP, encoded by the coding sequence ATGGATTGGCGTGGGGAGTATAAGAAGAAGCTGGTTTCAGCGGAGGAAGCAGTCAAGGTAGTCAAGTCCGGCGATTATCTTGTTTTTGCTCAGCCGGAGGCCCTGTCTCTGGGTCTGGCATTGGTTAGCAGGGCAGATGAGTTAACAGGGGTGAGGATCATGGGAGGTGGGGGGAGCGACCTACCGATGTACGATCCCGGTTGGTACGAGGTCTATCCCGAGGTTTTCCAACTGGAAACCTCTTACGTGCTACCGCTGGTGAGGACGCTGGTAAAAGAAAGAAAGTCGGATTTCACGGTGAGCGGGCTCTTCGCTGTGCCCGATATCAGTGAAACTAAGCCGATCGATGTTTTTATGGTGCAGATTTCGCCTCCTGACGACCATGGTTTCTGTAGCTTTGGCGCTTCACTTTGGAAGAAGAAGGAGTGGGTCAGAGAAGCCAAAGTAGTCATGGCTGAAGTCAATGAGAGGATGATCAGGACGTATGGCGACAATTTCGTCCACGTCTCGGAGATAGACTATTTTGTAGAGCACACCCCCACTGGGAAGATTCCAGGGGGCACTGATATACTGGGCAGGAGAACCTCCGGGCCTGGCAAGCTGGAGAAGACCATTGCTGAGTATGTGGGCAGCCTGGTCAAGGACGGCGATTGTCTGGAGATCGGAGTGGGGGGTAATGCGGAGTGGGTGGCCCAACTGGGGAACCTGGAGAGCAAGCACGACCTGGGCTGGCACTCTGAAAACACTGTCAGGGGGATCGGTACTCTGGTGATGAATGGGGTGATCACGGGCAAGTATAAGAACATTCATCAGGGCAAGGCTGTGGCTACGGCTGTAGGCGGGGGCACTAAAGAGGAGATGGACTTCATCAATGAGAACCCTCTCTTTGAGACGTACTCGGCCTCATACATTCTCGATCCGCGGGTTATTGCTGCCCATGACAATATGGTGGCCATCAACAGCGCCATTGCGGTGGATCTCACCGGTCAGATCGCTGCTGAGTCCGTGGGACCGGTGATGACCAGTGGCTCTGGAGGCCAGCTTTCCTTTGCCATTGGTGCCTATTTGTCGAAGGGAGGCCGCAGTATTGTCGCCATACCTTCGACCGCCAGAGTGGGCACTTTATCTCGCATTGTGCCTATGCTGGAACCCGGGACGATTGTCAGTACCCCGCGCTCTCTGGCTGATATTGTGGTGACCGAATATGGGGTAGCCCGGTTGAAGGGGAGAACGCAAAGAGAGCGCGCCTTGGAGTTGATCGGCATTGCTCACCCCGATTTTCGGGCGGAGCTAAGGAAAGAAGCAGAGAGGTTGTACTGGCCCTAA
- the lgt gene encoding prolipoprotein diacylglyceryl transferase: MTAITIGFDPLIRDIGSSSIGWHGLLMLLGIVVATWLTVRLAVKNGIPAHFVYTTTFWIIAGGLIGARLVHVLDNLDFYGKEPGEVLAFWNGGLSWYGGLLGGLLAGVICARLSKVSLGRFADAAAPGVILGLAIGRIGCTINGDAYGTPTSLPWGLVYTNPNAQAPLFVAGHPAPVYEIIWDLIIFGVLWRLRGRLKPEGSLFLTMIAMYSFGRFLISWVREEPSVLGPLHQAHIISLVLFVGAVALLTRWRVASVKPVPAAEDSFASQPPEIDLQKGPAQITGQGQNQEG; encoded by the coding sequence ATGACAGCGATCACCATCGGTTTTGACCCCTTGATCAGGGACATAGGTTCTTCGTCTATTGGCTGGCACGGGTTGTTGATGCTGCTAGGCATAGTGGTGGCTACCTGGCTCACCGTGCGCCTGGCAGTGAAGAACGGCATACCAGCCCACTTCGTCTATACCACTACGTTCTGGATCATTGCTGGCGGCCTGATCGGGGCAAGGTTGGTTCACGTCCTCGATAACCTGGACTTCTACGGCAAAGAACCTGGCGAGGTTCTAGCCTTCTGGAACGGTGGGCTATCCTGGTATGGCGGACTTCTCGGAGGGTTACTGGCAGGGGTTATCTGTGCCAGGCTGAGCAAGGTATCTCTGGGACGCTTCGCTGATGCCGCCGCTCCTGGGGTTATCCTGGGGCTAGCCATAGGCCGTATCGGCTGCACCATAAATGGGGACGCCTACGGAACTCCAACATCGCTGCCCTGGGGCCTGGTCTACACGAATCCCAATGCCCAGGCCCCACTCTTTGTGGCGGGACATCCAGCACCCGTCTACGAGATCATCTGGGATCTGATCATCTTTGGGGTGTTATGGAGGCTGAGGGGAAGATTGAAACCTGAAGGATCTCTATTCCTCACCATGATAGCCATGTACTCTTTTGGACGGTTCCTCATCAGTTGGGTCAGGGAGGAGCCATCGGTGCTGGGGCCACTGCATCAGGCACACATTATCTCTCTGGTCTTGTTCGTCGGAGCCGTAGCTCTGCTAACGCGCTGGAGAGTCGCCTCGGTAAAACCTGTACCCGCAGCAGAAGACAGCTTTGCCAGCCAACCACCTGAGATCGATTTACAGAAAGGACCGGCACAGATCACCGGACAGGGGCAAAATCAAGAAGGCTAA
- the fabF gene encoding beta-ketoacyl-ACP synthase II, whose translation MSDRVVITGMGAVSPLGLNVTSMWESLINGRSGVERITLFDPELFETKIAAEVKGFNAADYLDHKKARHMDRYAHFAVVASLEAVEQARLSFDDAEEIGVIIGSGIGGLGTLSAQFGVLAERGPRKVSPFLIPMMITDAASGQVSILLGAKGVNFCATSACSSGADAIGEACEIIKRGDAQVMLAGGAEAAITPIGIAAFNAAGALSTRNDEPQKASRPFDVQRDGFVMGEGGAVLVLESLSHARVRGASILAEVLSYGATSDAYHITQPAAGGEGGAKAMQIALKKAGIRPDEIDYINAHGTSTPLNDKSETMAIKTVFGQHAYRIPISSTKSMMGHLIGAAGAIEAIICVLVIQHGVIPPTINLTNPDPECDLDYVPHVSRQQKVTAALSNSFGFGGHNSVLILREYSEGG comes from the coding sequence ATGAGTGATCGGGTTGTTATCACTGGCATGGGGGCGGTTAGCCCCTTGGGCTTGAATGTCACCTCGATGTGGGAATCCCTGATTAATGGCAGGTCTGGGGTAGAGCGTATTACTCTGTTCGACCCTGAACTTTTTGAGACGAAGATAGCCGCTGAAGTAAAAGGCTTCAATGCTGCTGACTATCTCGATCACAAAAAGGCGCGACACATGGACCGCTATGCCCACTTCGCGGTGGTGGCCAGCCTGGAGGCTGTTGAGCAAGCCAGGCTCAGTTTTGATGATGCCGAGGAAATTGGCGTTATCATTGGCAGTGGCATTGGCGGACTGGGCACCCTGTCAGCCCAGTTCGGGGTACTGGCAGAAAGAGGCCCGCGCAAGGTAAGCCCTTTTCTCATTCCCATGATGATTACGGATGCTGCCTCAGGGCAGGTCTCCATATTGTTGGGAGCAAAAGGGGTGAATTTTTGTGCCACGTCTGCTTGCTCCAGCGGTGCCGATGCCATTGGCGAAGCTTGCGAGATCATTAAGCGTGGCGATGCTCAGGTGATGCTGGCAGGCGGTGCTGAAGCAGCTATCACGCCTATTGGGATAGCCGCTTTCAATGCCGCGGGCGCTCTTTCCACACGCAATGATGAGCCCCAGAAGGCCTCCCGTCCCTTTGATGTCCAGCGTGATGGCTTTGTCATGGGGGAAGGGGGAGCGGTGCTGGTCTTGGAGAGCCTTTCTCATGCTAGGGTGCGTGGAGCCAGCATCTTAGCTGAGGTTCTCAGTTATGGCGCTACCTCTGATGCTTATCACATCACCCAGCCGGCGGCTGGTGGGGAGGGTGGTGCTAAAGCAATGCAAATCGCTTTGAAGAAAGCTGGCATCAGGCCAGACGAAATCGACTATATCAACGCCCATGGCACATCCACACCACTGAATGACAAGTCCGAGACCATGGCAATCAAGACGGTGTTTGGCCAGCATGCCTACCGTATCCCCATTAGTTCGACTAAGTCCATGATGGGGCATCTCATTGGAGCCGCTGGTGCAATAGAGGCTATAATATGCGTCCTTGTCATCCAGCACGGGGTGATTCCGCCCACGATAAACCTCACTAACCCCGATCCCGAATGTGATCTTGATTATGTGCCGCATGTGTCCCGGCAGCAGAAGGTCACAGCGGCCCTTTCCAATTCCTTCGGTTTTGGAGGGCACAACTCCGTGCTCATCCTTCGAGAATATAGCGAGGGTGGGTAG
- the recJ gene encoding single-stranded-DNA-specific exonuclease RecJ, protein MNHRRWKLLPNAPAGYLKQIGLTPLAAQLLYNRGIDGLAEAEAFLNKAEDLQNDPFLLPDMDRAVARVYQALLRGETIAVYGDFDADGICGTVLLIRGLSLLGGKAIPYIPHRVQEGYGLNVTALESLVREGVTLVITVDCGISDIPQVKQAQQKGLDIIITDHHSISHGLPPALAVINPKRTDSIYPFSQLAGVGVAFKLLQALYQILGKREMLDEMLDLVSVGTVADMVPLLGENRYLVVKGLRVLNRTRRVGLQEMLCAAGLGSKDVDSEAISWIIAPRLNAPGRLDHALAGYRLLVTDSAEEARQLAQELEETNAQRQRLTSELFVKAKEQLSAAGTDFPLLMVAGADYRRGVVGLVAGKLVEEFYRPSLVLEMGDEVSTGSARSISEFDIIAALAECRHMLLRFGGHPMAAGLALYNRDLPQFQQRLLEVASQRLAAADLCPTLAVEAEVPLSSINGGVLKFAEKLAPFGTGNPQPVFLSRGVRVLDRSIVGNGSQHLRLRLKQGGVVWRAIGFDMGHLLAEVAPEVDIVYKFSVDRWGGQEMVELSLLDFAPVR, encoded by the coding sequence TTGAATCACCGCCGCTGGAAGCTTCTTCCCAATGCCCCAGCGGGGTATCTCAAGCAAATAGGCCTCACACCCCTGGCGGCACAGCTCCTCTATAACCGTGGCATTGATGGGCTGGCCGAAGCCGAGGCTTTTCTTAACAAAGCGGAAGACCTCCAGAACGATCCCTTTCTTCTTCCCGACATGGACAGGGCGGTGGCCCGCGTCTACCAGGCTTTGCTTCGTGGCGAGACAATTGCTGTTTACGGCGATTTTGATGCTGATGGCATTTGTGGCACTGTTCTTTTGATCCGTGGTCTTTCCCTTCTTGGTGGCAAAGCCATCCCCTATATCCCACACCGGGTGCAGGAGGGGTATGGACTCAATGTGACTGCTTTGGAAAGTCTGGTTCGAGAGGGTGTCACATTAGTCATAACGGTTGACTGCGGCATCAGTGATATCCCTCAGGTGAAACAGGCTCAGCAAAAAGGATTGGACATAATCATTACTGATCATCACTCCATTTCTCACGGGCTTCCACCAGCGTTGGCTGTTATTAACCCGAAGCGGACCGACTCGATCTATCCCTTTTCTCAGCTTGCTGGAGTGGGGGTCGCCTTCAAACTCCTTCAGGCTCTCTATCAGATACTTGGTAAGCGAGAAATGCTGGATGAGATGCTTGATCTGGTAAGCGTAGGTACTGTGGCGGACATGGTGCCCTTGCTGGGAGAGAACCGCTATCTGGTAGTAAAAGGCTTAAGAGTACTAAACAGAACCCGGCGTGTTGGCCTTCAGGAAATGCTGTGTGCTGCTGGACTCGGATCAAAAGATGTGGATAGTGAGGCTATCTCCTGGATTATCGCCCCGCGTCTCAATGCTCCCGGAAGGCTGGATCATGCCCTTGCTGGCTACAGGTTACTGGTAACCGACTCGGCTGAGGAAGCGCGGCAACTGGCACAAGAATTGGAGGAAACGAATGCCCAGCGACAGAGGTTGACCAGCGAATTGTTTGTCAAGGCAAAGGAGCAACTGTCAGCTGCTGGCACTGACTTTCCTCTGCTGATGGTGGCTGGTGCGGATTATCGCAGGGGTGTTGTTGGGCTTGTTGCTGGCAAGCTGGTGGAAGAATTCTATCGTCCTTCCCTGGTGCTGGAAATGGGTGATGAGGTAAGTACGGGGAGTGCCCGAAGCATCTCAGAATTTGACATAATCGCTGCCTTGGCGGAATGTCGGCATATGCTTTTGCGGTTTGGTGGACATCCTATGGCGGCGGGTTTGGCTTTGTATAACAGAGACCTGCCTCAGTTTCAACAGCGTCTGCTGGAGGTGGCAAGCCAGAGGCTGGCGGCAGCGGATCTGTGCCCCACGCTGGCGGTCGAGGCGGAAGTGCCTCTTTCTTCTATCAATGGAGGAGTCCTCAAATTTGCCGAGAAGCTAGCGCCCTTTGGGACAGGCAATCCTCAGCCAGTTTTTCTGTCGCGGGGGGTTCGGGTATTAGATCGTAGTATAGTGGGTAATGGGTCTCAGCATCTGCGTCTGAGACTGAAGCAAGGTGGTGTGGTGTGGCGGGCCATTGGCTTCGATATGGGTCACCTTCTAGCTGAAGTGGCCCCTGAGGTGGATATAGTCTATAAGTTTTCTGTGGACCGTTGGGGTGGCCAGGAGATGGTAGAACTTAGCCTTCTTGATTTTGCCCCTGTCCGGTGA